The following are encoded in a window of Streptococcus pasteurianus genomic DNA:
- the yhbY gene encoding ribosome assembly RNA-binding protein YhbY, producing MLTSKQRAFLKSQAHSMKPIVQIGKNGLNDQIKTSVRNALDARELIKVTLLQNTDEDIHEVAEILEDEIGCDTVLKIGRILILYKESSKKQNRKISPKVKELNR from the coding sequence ATGTTAACATCAAAACAACGTGCTTTTTTGAAATCACAAGCACACTCAATGAAACCAATTGTGCAAATTGGGAAAAATGGTCTTAATGACCAAATTAAAACAAGTGTCCGAAATGCTTTGGATGCGCGCGAATTGATTAAGGTAACGCTTCTTCAAAATACCGATGAAGATATTCACGAAGTTGCTGAAATCTTAGAAGATGAAATTGGTTGCGATACTGTTTTGAAAATCGGACGTATCCTTATTCTTTATAAAGAATCGTCTAAAAAACAAAACCGTAAAATCTCACCAAAAGTAAAAGAATTGAATCGATAA
- the yqeH gene encoding ribosome biogenesis GTPase YqeH, whose amino-acid sequence MEELLCIGCGAKIQIEDKEKVGYTPKAALEKGLESGELYCQRCFRLRHYNEITDVHITDDEFLKLLHEVGDSDALVVNVVDIFDFNGSVIPGLPRFVSGNDVLLVGNKKDILPKSVKDSKVTQWLTERAHEEGLRPVDVILTSAQNHQAIKDLIEKIEKLRRGRDVYVVGVTNVGKSTLINAIIKEITGEKDIITTSRFPGTTLDKIEIPLDDGSYIFDTPGIIHRHQMAHYLGDKNLKYISPKKEIKPKTYQLNPEQTLFLAGLGRFDFISGDKQGFTAYFDNNLKLHRTKLAGADAFYDKHVGSLLTPPIDKELADFPKLVRHEFTIKAKMDVVYSGLGWIRIKASQDSSVKIAAWAPEGVAVLLRKALI is encoded by the coding sequence ATGGAAGAATTATTATGTATTGGCTGTGGAGCTAAAATTCAAATAGAAGATAAGGAAAAGGTAGGATATACCCCAAAAGCTGCTCTTGAAAAAGGTTTAGAGAGTGGCGAATTGTATTGCCAAAGATGTTTTAGATTACGTCATTACAATGAAATCACCGATGTGCACATCACTGATGATGAATTTTTGAAACTTCTACACGAAGTTGGAGATAGTGATGCTCTTGTGGTTAATGTTGTGGACATCTTTGATTTCAATGGTTCAGTTATCCCTGGCTTGCCACGTTTTGTTTCTGGCAATGACGTCTTACTTGTCGGAAATAAAAAGGATATTTTGCCAAAATCAGTTAAGGATAGCAAAGTGACACAATGGCTGACAGAACGTGCGCATGAAGAAGGGCTTCGTCCAGTTGATGTCATTTTGACGAGCGCCCAAAATCATCAGGCTATCAAGGACTTGATTGAAAAAATTGAAAAATTACGTCGTGGGCGTGATGTTTACGTCGTGGGTGTTACAAACGTTGGTAAATCAACCCTTATCAATGCTATTATCAAAGAAATAACAGGTGAAAAAGATATTATTACGACATCTCGCTTCCCTGGAACAACCCTTGATAAAATCGAAATTCCATTGGACGACGGTAGTTATATTTTTGATACACCAGGGATTATTCACCGTCACCAAATGGCACATTATCTTGGGGATAAAAATTTGAAATACATCAGTCCTAAGAAAGAAATTAAACCGAAAACTTATCAGCTCAACCCTGAACAAACGCTGTTCTTGGCCGGTTTGGGACGTTTTGATTTTATCTCAGGAGACAAGCAAGGTTTTACAGCTTATTTTGACAATAATTTGAAATTGCACCGTACCAAATTAGCTGGTGCTGATGCTTTCTATGACAAACACGTTGGTAGTCTTTTAACACCACCAATAGACAAGGAATTAGCTGATTTTCCAAAATTAGTCCGTCATGAATTTACCATTAAAGCTAAAATGGATGTGGTTTATTCTGGGCTGGGTTGGATTCGCATTAAAGCTTCGCAAGATAGCTCTGTTAAAATTGCTGCTTGGGCGCCCGAAGGGGTGGCAGTATTGCTTCGCAAGGCATTGATTTAA
- a CDS encoding YqeG family HAD IIIA-type phosphatase, translating into MSIDDYRPTFVVEAVYDLRADDLLRRGIHAVLVDLDNTLIAWNNPDGTPEVRAWLDEMTMADISVVVVSNNKHSRVNRAVSRFGVDFVSRAMKPFTRGINMAIKRYGFDRDEVIMVGDQLMTDIRAAHRAGIQSVLVKPLVTSDAWNTKINRWRERRVWAKLEEKYGKIQYQKGI; encoded by the coding sequence TTGAGTATAGACGATTATAGGCCGACCTTCGTGGTTGAGGCAGTTTATGATTTAAGAGCAGATGATTTATTACGACGTGGGATTCATGCCGTGTTAGTGGATTTAGATAATACCTTAATCGCATGGAATAATCCTGATGGAACGCCTGAAGTGCGTGCATGGTTAGATGAGATGACTATGGCGGATATTTCAGTTGTGGTCGTATCAAATAACAAGCATTCTCGTGTGAATCGTGCGGTTTCGCGATTTGGTGTGGACTTTGTTAGCCGTGCTATGAAACCTTTTACACGCGGTATCAATATGGCAATCAAACGTTATGGTTTTGATCGTGATGAGGTTATCATGGTCGGTGATCAGTTAATGACGGACATTCGTGCGGCACACCGTGCTGGTATTCAGTCTGTTTTGGTTAAGCCATTAGTGACTTCTGATGCTTGGAATACAAAGATTAATCGTTGGCGCGAACGCCGTGTTTGGGCTAAACTTGAAGAAAAATACGGAAAAATTCAATATCAAAAAGGAATTTAA
- a CDS encoding MFS transporter produces the protein MSEEKISPKVIRAVVGAGMLSFCGVVVETAMNITFPTLMTEFGINTSTVQWMTTIYLLVVASVVPLSAYLKRSFKTKSVFLAANLLFILGILIDTIAPSFALLLFGRVVQGIGVGIALPLMFNIILDQVPMSKIGTMMGVGTLITAVAPAVGPTFGGLVASNLGWRFIFVLLIPLLLISLALGVTSIEQKDEVAREKLDILSVIAILCAFIGLILGINNLADYDFLSLPVLGSLFVGITGLVVLVKRSAQLVVPIVELSVLKDGKFAGHVVAFFLFQIVNLGLSFLIPNYIQMVNHSTSTVAGLLVFPGAFIGACFAPFSGSILDRLGAKKPIIFGVSMLVFALCLYSIFGLHLSNTWLTIFYILSMGGTGIAFGNVMTSGQKQIALKERADANAIFNTLQQFAGAVGTTIASLVVALSQTNSSLSYSAATAQGSRNAFIVLLILAAVELVILLRVVDGKEK, from the coding sequence ATGTCAGAAGAAAAAATTTCACCTAAAGTCATTAGAGCCGTTGTTGGTGCGGGAATGTTATCATTTTGTGGTGTGGTTGTCGAAACAGCTATGAATATCACATTTCCAACCTTGATGACAGAATTTGGAATTAATACCTCAACGGTTCAATGGATGACAACGATTTACCTTTTGGTTGTTGCGTCAGTTGTGCCTTTGTCAGCTTATTTAAAACGTTCATTTAAGACAAAATCTGTCTTTTTAGCAGCCAACTTGTTGTTTATTTTGGGGATTCTAATCGATACTATTGCGCCAAGTTTTGCCCTCCTTTTATTTGGTCGTGTGGTTCAAGGGATTGGTGTCGGAATTGCTCTCCCTTTGATGTTTAATATCATTTTGGACCAAGTGCCAATGAGTAAAATTGGTACAATGATGGGAGTGGGAACGTTGATTACAGCGGTCGCTCCAGCAGTTGGGCCAACATTTGGTGGTCTGGTCGCTTCAAACTTAGGTTGGCGTTTTATTTTTGTTCTGTTAATTCCGCTGTTATTAATTTCTTTGGCATTAGGTGTGACGTCTATTGAACAAAAAGATGAAGTAGCGCGTGAAAAATTAGATATTCTTAGCGTGATTGCGATTCTTTGTGCCTTTATTGGTTTGATTTTAGGAATTAATAATCTTGCTGATTACGATTTTCTTAGCTTGCCTGTTCTAGGCAGTTTATTTGTTGGTATAACAGGGCTTGTCGTACTTGTGAAACGTTCAGCTCAATTAGTTGTGCCGATTGTTGAGCTATCCGTTTTGAAAGATGGAAAATTTGCAGGACACGTCGTGGCATTTTTCCTTTTCCAAATTGTTAACTTGGGACTATCATTCTTGATTCCAAACTATATTCAAATGGTTAATCATTCAACATCAACAGTAGCAGGTCTTCTGGTTTTTCCAGGAGCGTTTATTGGTGCTTGTTTTGCTCCATTTAGCGGAAGTATCTTAGATCGTTTGGGAGCTAAAAAGCCAATTATTTTTGGGGTAAGCATGCTTGTTTTTGCTCTTTGTCTTTATAGTATTTTTGGCTTGCATTTATCAAATACTTGGTTGACAATTTTCTACATCCTATCAATGGGTGGAACTGGAATTGCTTTTGGTAATGTCATGACAAGTGGTCAAAAACAAATAGCACTTAAGGAGCGTGCAGATGCTAATGCTATTTTTAATACACTACAACAATTTGCTGGTGCTGTTGGAACAACAATCGCTTCACTGGTTGTAGCCTTAAGCCAAACAAACAGCAGCCTTAGTTACTCTGCAGCAACAGCCCAAGGTTCACGCAACGCTTTTATCGTCTTGCTCATTCTAGCAGCTGTCGAACTTGTTATCTTACTACGAGTTGTTGACGGAAAAGAAAAATAA
- a CDS encoding MarR family winged helix-turn-helix transcriptional regulator gives MEKNIGRLVKKASNQLGREFDQFAKPFDLTGMQMSIIDFLSQGVKEEYFQQDIEKEFNIQRSTTTVLLQRMEKKVLIYRQVSQQDARQKSVYLTEKAQGLVEECRSYFRNQERELEKNFSEEDIAIFEKILKYYMKEK, from the coding sequence ATGGAAAAAAATATCGGACGTTTGGTCAAAAAGGCAAGCAATCAATTGGGGCGAGAGTTTGACCAATTCGCAAAACCGTTTGATTTGACTGGTATGCAGATGTCTATCATTGATTTTTTAAGTCAAGGTGTAAAGGAAGAATATTTCCAGCAAGACATTGAAAAAGAATTTAACATTCAGCGTTCAACGACGACGGTACTTTTGCAACGAATGGAGAAAAAGGTACTAATTTATCGTCAAGTATCGCAACAGGATGCCAGACAAAAATCCGTTTATTTAACGGAGAAAGCTCAAGGTTTAGTGGAAGAATGTCGCTCTTACTTCAGAAATCAAGAAAGAGAGTTGGAAAAAAACTTTTCAGAAGAGGATATTGCCATTTTTGAGAAAATTTTAAAGTATTACATGAAAGAAAAATAG
- a CDS encoding DMT family transporter — MNKNLKGTIMVLMAGIAWGISGISGQYLMTHGLNINLLTSMRLIVSGLLLTVMAIISQPQHFFRAIKQLKVLGGIAVFAIIGLLMNQYAYLMAIHYTNAGTATVLQYVAPIIILAYVSLKNKQLPTLSEFFAILFAILGTFIIATHGHFDGLAMTPKGFFWGIFSAVTYSFYIVLPVKLIRKFGSFTVIGLGMLMGGIVFPIMTRSWQYPLVLTSGNWLALFGIIIIGTVFAYTFFLKGTTIIGAVKGSLLAAVEPVSSVFFSVTIMHEIFYPMDFVGMIFIIVAVLTVSLHDLIAVRKQLH; from the coding sequence ATGAATAAGAATTTAAAGGGAACAATTATGGTGCTTATGGCAGGTATTGCTTGGGGGATTTCTGGCATCTCAGGGCAATATCTTATGACACATGGGCTGAACATTAACTTGCTGACAAGCATGAGATTAATTGTTTCTGGGCTTTTGTTGACTGTAATGGCGATAATTTCGCAACCACAGCATTTTTTTCGTGCAATAAAACAGCTGAAAGTTTTAGGCGGTATCGCTGTTTTTGCCATTATTGGGCTTTTGATGAATCAATATGCGTATTTGATGGCAATTCACTACACGAATGCTGGTACGGCGACGGTTTTACAGTATGTGGCACCGATTATTATTTTGGCTTACGTGTCGTTGAAAAATAAGCAACTACCGACATTGTCAGAATTCTTTGCGATTCTCTTTGCGATTTTAGGTACCTTTATCATTGCAACACATGGTCATTTTGACGGTTTGGCAATGACTCCGAAAGGCTTTTTCTGGGGGATATTTTCAGCAGTAACTTATTCTTTTTACATTGTTTTGCCTGTCAAATTAATTCGTAAATTTGGAAGTTTTACGGTGATTGGACTTGGCATGCTTATGGGAGGCATCGTTTTTCCAATCATGACACGCTCATGGCAGTATCCGCTAGTGTTAACATCAGGTAATTGGTTAGCTTTATTTGGAATTATCATTATCGGAACTGTCTTTGCTTATACTTTTTTCTTAAAAGGGACGACGATTATTGGGGCTGTGAAAGGGAGCCTGCTTGCAGCGGTAGAACCAGTCTCATCAGTCTTTTTCTCGGTAACCATTATGCATGAAATTTTCTACCCAATGGATTTTGTGGGAATGATTTTCATCATCGTAGCTGTTTTAACGGTTTCTCTCCATGACTTAATCGCTGTGCGTAAACAATTGCATTAA
- the gatB gene encoding Asp-tRNA(Asn)/Glu-tRNA(Gln) amidotransferase subunit GatB produces MNFETVIGLEVHVELNTNSKIFSPTSAHFGNEQNANTNVIDWSFPGVLPVMNKGVIDAGIKAALALNMDIHQNMHFDRKNYFYPDNPKAYQISQFDEPIGYNGWIEIELEDGSTKKIRIERAHLEEDAGKNTHGTDGYSYVDLNRQGVPLIEIVSEADMRSPEEAYAYLTALKEVIQYTGISDVKMEEGSMRVDANISLRPYGQEEFGVKAELKNLNSFNNVRKGLIYEQKRQAQVLRSGGQIQQETRRYDESTGETILMRVKEGSSDYRYFPEPDLPLYEVSDEWIESVRKTLPEFPKDRRAKYVTEFGLTAYDAAQLTATKATSDFFESAVALGGDAKQASNWLQGEVAQFLNSENKTLPEILLTPENLVEMLAIIADGTISSKIAKKVFVHLAKNGGSAREYVEKAGLVQISDPAVLIPIIHQVFEDNEAAVADFKSGKRNADKAFTGFLMKATKGKANPQVALKLLAQELAKLKED; encoded by the coding sequence ATGAACTTTGAAACAGTCATCGGGCTTGAAGTCCACGTTGAGTTAAATACAAATTCAAAGATTTTTTCACCGACATCAGCACATTTTGGTAATGAACAAAATGCCAATACAAATGTTATCGACTGGTCATTCCCAGGTGTTCTTCCTGTGATGAATAAAGGTGTTATTGATGCTGGTATTAAAGCAGCCTTGGCACTTAACATGGATATTCACCAAAATATGCACTTTGACCGTAAAAACTATTTCTATCCTGATAATCCAAAAGCTTACCAAATTTCACAATTTGATGAGCCAATTGGCTACAATGGTTGGATTGAAATTGAGCTTGAAGATGGGTCAACTAAAAAAATTCGTATCGAACGTGCTCATTTGGAAGAAGATGCTGGTAAAAACACTCACGGTACTGATGGTTATTCTTATGTTGACCTTAACCGTCAAGGTGTACCGTTGATTGAAATCGTCTCAGAAGCTGATATGCGTTCCCCGGAAGAAGCTTATGCTTACTTAACAGCTCTTAAAGAAGTCATCCAATACACTGGTATTTCTGACGTTAAAATGGAAGAAGGTTCTATGCGTGTGGATGCCAACATCTCTCTTCGTCCATATGGTCAAGAAGAATTTGGTGTGAAAGCTGAATTGAAAAACTTGAACTCATTTAACAACGTGCGTAAAGGGCTTATCTATGAGCAAAAACGCCAAGCACAAGTTCTTCGTTCAGGTGGTCAAATTCAACAAGAAACACGTCGTTATGATGAATCGACTGGTGAAACAATTTTGATGCGTGTTAAGGAAGGGTCATCAGATTATCGTTATTTCCCAGAACCAGACCTACCACTTTACGAAGTGTCAGACGAATGGATTGAATCAGTTCGCAAAACATTGCCAGAATTTCCAAAAGACCGTCGTGCCAAATACGTCACTGAATTTGGTTTGACAGCTTACGATGCTGCGCAATTGACAGCAACGAAAGCAACATCTGATTTCTTTGAAAGTGCAGTTGCGCTTGGTGGTGATGCTAAACAAGCTTCTAACTGGTTGCAGGGTGAAGTTGCTCAATTCTTGAACAGCGAAAATAAGACACTTCCAGAAATCTTGTTGACACCTGAAAATCTTGTTGAAATGCTTGCTATCATTGCTGACGGTACGATTTCATCAAAAATTGCCAAGAAAGTCTTTGTTCATTTGGCTAAAAATGGTGGTTCTGCGCGTGAATACGTTGAAAAAGCTGGTTTGGTTCAAATTTCTGACCCTGCTGTGCTTATTCCGATTATCCACCAAGTTTTTGAGGATAATGAAGCTGCTGTTGCTGACTTCAAGTCTGGTAAACGTAATGCCGATAAAGCCTTCACTGGATTTTTGATGAAAGCTACAAAAGGTAAAGCTAACCCACAAGTTGCGCTTAAATTGTTGGCACAAGAGTTGGCAAAATTAAAAGAAGACTAA
- the gatA gene encoding Asp-tRNA(Asn)/Glu-tRNA(Gln) amidotransferase subunit GatA: MSFNTKSIDELHNLLVNKEISAVELTKATLEDIKEREAAVDSFITVSEEAALAQAAAVDEKGIDADNVMSGIPLAVKDNISTRGILTTAASKMLYNYEPIFDATAVEKLYGKDMIVVGKTNMDEFAMGGSTETSYFKKTKNAWNHSKVPGGSSGGSAAAVASGQVRLALGSDTGGSIRQPAAFNGVVGLKPTYGRVSRFGLIAFGSSLDQIGPFSQTVKENAQLLNVIAGHDAKDATSSDREVADFTAKIGQDIKGMKIALPKEYLGEGIDPEVKETILKAAKHFEKLGATVEEVSLPHSKYGVAVYYIIASSEASSNLQRFDGIRYGYRTENYNNLEDIYVNTRSEGFGDEVKRRIMLGTFSLSSGYYDAYFKKAGQVRTLIIRDFEKIFADYDLILGPTAPSVAFGLDTLNHDPVAMYLADILTIPVNLAGLPGLSIPAGFAQGLPVGMQLIGPKYSEETIYQAAAAFEATTDYHKQQPIIFGGDK; encoded by the coding sequence ATGTCATTTAATACAAAATCAATTGATGAGTTGCATAATCTTCTTGTCAATAAAGAAATCTCAGCGGTTGAATTAACCAAAGCAACACTTGAAGATATTAAAGAACGTGAAGCAGCTGTTGATTCTTTCATCACTGTTTCTGAAGAAGCAGCTCTTGCACAAGCGGCAGCCGTTGATGAGAAAGGAATTGATGCTGATAATGTGATGTCAGGGATTCCTTTGGCTGTTAAAGATAATATTTCAACACGTGGTATTTTAACAACAGCAGCGTCTAAAATGCTTTACAACTATGAACCAATTTTTGATGCAACTGCGGTTGAAAAACTTTACGGTAAGGATATGATTGTTGTTGGTAAAACAAACATGGACGAATTTGCCATGGGTGGTTCAACTGAAACATCATACTTTAAGAAAACAAAAAATGCTTGGAATCATAGCAAAGTTCCTGGTGGATCATCTGGTGGTTCTGCGGCAGCTGTTGCCTCAGGTCAAGTTCGTTTGGCATTAGGTTCTGATACTGGTGGTTCAATCCGCCAACCGGCAGCCTTTAATGGTGTTGTCGGTTTGAAACCAACTTATGGACGTGTGTCACGTTTTGGTTTGATTGCATTTGGTAGCTCACTTGACCAAATCGGTCCATTTTCTCAAACAGTTAAAGAAAATGCACAATTGTTGAATGTGATTGCTGGTCATGACGCTAAAGATGCGACATCTTCTGACCGCGAAGTGGCTGATTTCACAGCTAAAATTGGTCAAGATATTAAAGGCATGAAAATTGCTTTGCCAAAAGAATACCTTGGAGAAGGTATCGATCCAGAAGTGAAAGAAACAATTCTTAAAGCGGCTAAACACTTTGAAAAACTTGGTGCAACAGTTGAGGAAGTTAGTCTTCCACACAGTAAATATGGCGTAGCGGTTTACTATATCATTGCATCATCAGAAGCTTCTTCAAATTTGCAACGTTTTGACGGTATTCGTTACGGTTACCGCACTGAAAACTACAACAATCTTGAAGATATTTATGTTAATACACGTAGCGAAGGTTTCGGTGATGAAGTGAAACGTCGTATCATGCTTGGTACATTTAGTTTGTCATCAGGTTATTACGATGCTTACTTCAAAAAAGCTGGTCAAGTTCGTACATTGATTATTCGTGATTTTGAAAAAATCTTTGCGGATTATGATTTGATTTTAGGTCCAACTGCTCCAAGTGTAGCCTTTGGTTTGGATACCCTTAATCATGACCCTGTTGCTATGTATTTGGCAGATATTTTGACAATTCCTGTCAACTTGGCTGGGCTTCCAGGGCTTTCAATTCCTGCTGGATTTGCCCAAGGGCTTCCAGTTGGTATGCAATTGATTGGTCCAAAATACAGCGAAGAAACTATCTACCAAGCTGCAGCAGCCTTTGAAGCAACAACTGATTATCATAAACAACAACCGATTATTTTTGGAGGTGACAAATAA
- the gatC gene encoding Asp-tRNA(Asn)/Glu-tRNA(Gln) amidotransferase subunit GatC: MKISEEEVRHVADLSKLSFAEEETAEFATTLSKIVDMVELLNEVDTEGIPVTTTMADRKTVMREDVAVAGDDRDELFKNVPQSENYYIKVPAILEDGGDA, translated from the coding sequence ATGAAAATTTCTGAAGAAGAAGTTCGTCATGTGGCTGATTTGTCAAAATTGTCCTTTGCTGAAGAAGAAACAGCAGAATTTGCGACAACTTTGTCTAAAATTGTAGATATGGTAGAACTCTTGAATGAAGTTGATACAGAGGGTATCCCTGTAACGACAACAATGGCAGACCGTAAGACTGTTATGCGTGAAGATGTGGCAGTAGCTGGTGATGACCGTGATGAGCTCTTTAAAAATGTGCCTCAATCTGAAAATTACTATATTAAAGTTCCTGCTATCTTAGAGGACGGAGGAGATGCCTAA
- a CDS encoding cysteine hydrolase family protein → MKKALVSIDYTYDFVANDGKLTAGKPAQAIEEAITRVTKEAYEAGNYIFFAIDGHDEGDDFHPETKLFPPHNIKGTSGRDLYGQLADLYAEIKEDSKVFWLDKRHYSAFSGTDLDVRLRERRVTTVVLTGVLTDICVFHTAIDAYNLGYDIEIPAEAVASLTEENHQFALNHFKNVLGAKIV, encoded by the coding sequence ATGAAAAAAGCTCTTGTTTCAATTGACTATACCTATGATTTTGTAGCAAATGATGGCAAGTTAACGGCTGGAAAGCCAGCACAAGCTATTGAAGAAGCTATTACGCGTGTCACCAAAGAAGCCTATGAAGCGGGGAATTATATCTTCTTTGCCATTGATGGTCATGATGAGGGTGATGATTTTCATCCAGAGACAAAATTGTTCCCACCTCATAATATCAAGGGAACAAGCGGTCGTGATTTATATGGTCAGTTAGCTGATTTATATGCAGAAATCAAGGAAGATAGCAAAGTTTTTTGGTTGGATAAACGTCATTATTCAGCCTTTTCAGGGACGGATTTGGATGTTCGATTGCGCGAACGTCGTGTGACAACTGTTGTATTGACAGGTGTTTTGACGGATATTTGTGTCTTTCATACAGCTATTGACGCTTACAATTTAGGATATGACATTGAGATTCCGGCGGAAGCAGTCGCGAGCTTAACAGAGGAAAATCATCAGTTTGCACTAAATCATTTTAAAAATGTCTTAGGTGCAAAGATTGTTTAA
- the codY gene encoding GTP-sensing pleiotropic transcriptional regulator CodY, which produces MPNLLEKTRKITSILQRSVDSLDTELPYNTMAAQLADIIDCNACIINGGGNLLGYAMKYKTNTDRVEEFFDAKQFPESYVKAASRVYDTEANLSVDNELTIFPVESKDIYPDGLTTIAPIYGGGMRLGSLIIWRNDKEFLEDDLILVEIASTVVGIQLLNLQTENLEETIRKQTAVNMAINTLSYSEMKAVSAILGELDGTEGRLTASVIADRIGITRSVIVNALRKLESAGIIESRSLGMKGTYLKVINEGIFDKLKEYN; this is translated from the coding sequence ATGCCGAATTTATTAGAAAAAACACGAAAGATTACATCAATTTTGCAACGCTCCGTTGACAGCTTAGACACTGAATTGCCATATAATACAATGGCTGCTCAATTAGCTGATATCATTGATTGTAACGCTTGCATCATTAATGGAGGGGGTAACCTTCTTGGTTATGCAATGAAGTATAAAACAAATACTGACCGCGTAGAGGAATTCTTTGATGCCAAACAATTCCCAGAAAGCTATGTTAAAGCGGCTAGTCGTGTTTACGACACAGAGGCAAATTTGTCTGTGGATAATGAATTGACTATTTTCCCAGTAGAATCAAAAGACATCTATCCTGATGGCTTGACAACTATTGCACCAATCTATGGTGGCGGTATGCGTCTAGGTTCTCTTATCATTTGGCGTAATGATAAAGAATTTTTAGAAGATGATTTGATTCTTGTTGAAATTGCCTCAACAGTAGTTGGTATCCAATTACTTAATCTTCAAACTGAAAATCTTGAAGAAACCATTCGTAAACAAACAGCTGTTAATATGGCTATTAACACGCTATCTTACTCAGAAATGAAAGCTGTATCAGCTATTTTGGGTGAATTAGACGGTACAGAAGGTCGCTTAACTGCATCAGTTATTGCTGACCGCATTGGTATTACACGTTCAGTTATTGTCAATGCCCTACGTAAATTGGAATCTGCAGGGATTATCGAAAGCCGTTCATTGGGGATGAAAGGAACTTACCTTAAAGTCATCAATGAAGGTATCTTCGATAAATTAAAGGAATATAATTAA
- a CDS encoding pyridoxal phosphate-dependent aminotransferase yields the protein MKIFDKSSKLEHVSYDIRGPILDEATRMIANGEKILRLNTGNPAEFGFTAPDEVIRDLIANARNSEAYSDSKGIFSARKAIMQYCQLKGFPHVDIDDIYLGNGVSELISISLQALLDDGDEVLVPMPDYPLWTACVSLAGGNAVHYLCDEKANWYPDIDDIKSKITSNTKAIVVINPNNPTGALYPDELLKEIVEIARQNDLIIFADEIYDRLVMDGKKHTAIASLAPDVFCVSMNGLSKSHRICGFRVGWMVLSGPKNNVKGYIEGLNMLANMRLCANVLGQHVVQTSLGGYQSVDELLIPGGRIYEQRNFIYKAVNEVPGLSAVKPDAGLYIFPKIDRDMYQIDDDEQFCLELLKQEKVMLVPGKGFNWNEPDHFRIVYLPRVEELAEVQEKLTRVLNQYRR from the coding sequence ATGAAAATATTTGATAAATCTTCAAAGCTAGAACACGTTTCTTATGACATCCGTGGACCAATTCTTGACGAAGCCACTCGTATGATTGCTAATGGTGAAAAAATCTTGCGTCTTAATACTGGTAACCCAGCTGAATTTGGCTTTACAGCACCAGACGAAGTCATTCGAGATTTGATTGCCAATGCTCGCAATAGTGAAGCTTATTCAGATAGTAAAGGGATTTTTTCTGCGCGTAAGGCAATTATGCAATATTGTCAGCTAAAAGGGTTCCCACATGTGGATATTGATGATATTTATCTAGGAAATGGTGTATCTGAATTGATTTCAATATCTCTTCAGGCGCTTCTTGATGATGGCGATGAGGTCTTAGTACCAATGCCTGATTACCCATTGTGGACAGCTTGTGTTAGCTTGGCGGGAGGCAATGCTGTTCATTATCTTTGTGATGAAAAAGCCAACTGGTATCCTGATATTGATGATATCAAATCAAAAATCACTTCTAACACAAAAGCGATTGTTGTGATTAACCCTAATAACCCAACGGGAGCTTTGTATCCTGATGAGCTTCTTAAAGAAATTGTTGAAATTGCTCGTCAAAATGATTTGATTATCTTTGCTGATGAAATCTATGATCGCTTGGTAATGGATGGCAAAAAACACACAGCAATTGCTAGCTTAGCACCAGATGTTTTCTGTGTGTCAATGAATGGTTTATCAAAATCTCACCGAATCTGTGGTTTTCGTGTTGGTTGGATGGTCTTATCAGGTCCTAAAAATAATGTTAAAGGCTACATTGAAGGGCTTAATATGTTGGCAAATATGCGTCTTTGCGCTAATGTTTTAGGTCAACATGTTGTTCAAACATCACTTGGTGGCTACCAATCAGTTGATGAATTGTTGATTCCTGGTGGTCGAATCTATGAACAACGTAACTTTATCTACAAAGCTGTTAATGAAGTTCCAGGGCTTTCAGCTGTAAAACCAGATGCAGGACTTTACATTTTCCCTAAAATTGACCGTGACATGTATCAGATTGATGATGACGAACAATTCTGTTTGGAATTATTGAAACAAGAAAAAGTTATGTTGGTTCCTGGTAAAGGATTCAATTGGAATGAACCGGACCACTTCCGTATCGTTTATCTACCACGCGTGGAAGAATTGGCAGAAGTTCAAGAAAAGTTAACAAGAGTATTAAATCAATATCGACGCTAA